From the genome of Candidatus Cloacimonas sp., one region includes:
- a CDS encoding 1-deoxy-D-xylulose-5-phosphate synthase N-terminal domain-containing protein yields the protein MKLEELRQEVMRVAVKNNKGHIAPSLSCLDILTVLYYEPEFEKDKVILSKGHGCYGLYAIQADKGEIAKEDWEDFNLPGCLDGFGSLGHGLPIAVGIAFGNKLQGKKEHIFCIVGDGEMQEGSMWEALNFLHHYDLNNITVVIDHNGLQAMDKVNNVLSQRLFDRLVGWGFLPGRCDGHDYEQLKYSLEYRPQVLIADTVKGKGFPYMEGVAKWHYRVPNDNQR from the coding sequence ATGAAATTAGAGGAATTAAGGCAAGAAGTTATGCGTGTGGCGGTAAAGAATAATAAAGGGCATATCGCTCCTTCTTTATCTTGCCTTGATATTTTGACTGTTCTTTATTACGAACCGGAATTTGAAAAAGATAAAGTCATTCTCTCGAAAGGACACGGGTGCTATGGGCTGTATGCTATACAGGCTGATAAGGGAGAAATTGCCAAAGAGGATTGGGAGGATTTTAATCTTCCTGGGTGCTTGGATGGCTTTGGGTCTTTGGGACACGGATTACCCATCGCCGTAGGGATAGCGTTTGGGAATAAGTTGCAGGGCAAAAAAGAGCATATATTTTGCATAGTCGGGGATGGGGAAATGCAAGAAGGCTCAATGTGGGAAGCATTAAACTTTTTACACCATTACGATTTGAATAATATCACCGTAGTCATAGACCATAACGGTCTGCAAGCTATGGACAAGGTAAACAATGTTCTTTCTCAAAGATTGTTTGACAGGTTAGTCGGCTGGGGATTTCTTCCGGGCAGGTGCGACGGACACGATTACGAGCAGTTAAAATACAGTCTTGAATATAGACCGCAGGTTTTAATTGCCGACACGGTTAAGGGTAAAGGGTTCCCTTATATGGAAGGCGTAGCCAAGTGGCACTATCGGGTTCCCAATGATAACCAGAGATGA
- a CDS encoding class I SAM-dependent methyltransferase, protein MLVDIISSLHKSGARNYSEHNGKDKPACMDIARKFGRDFWDGKRKYGYGGYKYDTRWYHPAVDICQRYNLSDRSSILDIGCGKGFLLSNIEELTRCKVSGCDISQYALQQSPLKNTFRFEAGVDRIKGKFDLILCINVLHNLLLPNLKQAIQQINSHSRNAYIVVESYRNTKELCNLQNWALTCEQFLRPEEWEWLFKEWGYRGDWEFIYFE, encoded by the coding sequence ATGTTAGTGGACATTATTTCATCTTTGCATAAATCAGGGGCAAGGAATTACTCCGAGCATAACGGAAAAGATAAACCCGCCTGTATGGACATCGCCCGTAAGTTCGGCAGGGATTTTTGGGACGGAAAAAGAAAATACGGCTATGGGGGGTATAAATACGATACCCGCTGGTATCACCCAGCCGTAGATATATGCCAAAGATATAACTTGAGCGATAGGTCGAGTATTTTAGATATTGGTTGCGGAAAAGGTTTTTTATTAAGCAACATTGAGGAATTGACACGATGTAAGGTCTCTGGTTGTGATATTTCCCAATATGCCTTACAGCAAAGCCCCCTAAAGAATACATTTAGGTTTGAGGCGGGGGTAGACAGAATTAAGGGGAAATTCGATTTAATACTTTGTATTAATGTTTTACATAACTTATTATTGCCGAATTTAAAACAAGCAATACAGCAGATTAATTCACATTCAAGAAACGCTTACATAGTGGTCGAGAGTTATCGCAACACCAAAGAACTTTGTAACTTACAGAATTGGGCGTTGACCTGCGAGCAGTTTTTAAGACCCGAAGAATGGGAGTGGCTATTTAAAGAGTGGGGGTATCGGGGGGATTGGGAGTTTATTTACTTTGAATAA